The nucleotide window AGTTTATAATTCGGTTTATGCTATTATCATGGTGTTTCCTGAAATATGGATATTGAATGTGTTGAATATGCGGGCGGTTAAGCAGATATGTGAAATTTATCAATATCCGCCGCCGGAGCATGATGATTATAAAGAACAAATTCAATTATTGACCGAAGCTGGTTTGGAGATTTCGGACAAACATATGCTGACATTAGGCATTAACCCTTATGTGGGATTACCTAAAATATCGTATTGGTTGCTCTTTCTTTTTACCAAATTAGAATCTCTTCTATCCAATCTGGTTATAAAGTTAATCGTCAGAAGGATTCTTGGCAGATATGCATTGCGTATCTTTATGGATTTGGTAGGTGTGCCCGTATATGCTTTTTGGGATGCGTGGGCTAGCCATAAAGTAATGAAAGAGGCAAAGATAAGATTGGTTTCGACCGCTGCATCCAAACAATTTTTACGCGGATTTTCAACAGCCGAGTTAGAAAGTGTAAGAAGCAAGATTCCTTCCTTAGTCAATTACATCGCACAGGAAAAGAGAGCTTACAACTTCGCTCTCTATGCTTTTATGAAAGAGGTTTCTATAAAACTCCCGGGTATTACACTAAAAATGAATGAGAAGGTACACCTTGACCGCATTTTTGGCAACAATGACGCTGAAAATTATGTCTTGGCAAGGCTGTTGATTTTTGGTTTTATTGTAGATGGCACACTTTCGGTAAAAGAACGTCTATTGTTGTACAAACTGGGAAGGGAAGAATGGTTTCCACTACAACTGCATGATGTAGAAAGAATTATGAAAGAATATGTTTATGGAGAAGGTTTGGAAAGTTTTTGAACTTTCCTTTGTTATAAATTAGAGTTTAGGGACGAAAACTTTATATGTAATCAACTAACTACATGATTATCAATAGTTATTTTTAAATTTTCCTAAAAAATATTCTGTTCATAATGTCTAATAATGCTTCATCAACGAAACCATATCTTTCATACTTTCTGAACTACAGCCCCAATTCTGTTATTTCATAAAACGCTGATTTGTTAATAAATTATGCTACATTCTGTCATTGCCAGTTTGATTGGTTATATTCTGCTTACCATTGGTTCTTTTTTATCCTTGCTACCAAAGTAAGGTTTTGTAACTTTACGTTTGGAATATATATTAATCAATTATGAGTTTGAGAGCTATTATTGCTGATGATGAGGCTGCTGCCAGAAATCGGGTTTTGAGGTTGTTAAAACAGATAGAAAATACTGACGTGGTTGTGGTGAGTTCTGTAGAAAACGGATTAGATGCACTTCAAAGTATTGAGTTAGAAAGGCCGGATATAGCTTTTTTGGATATTGAAATGCCCGGCATGAACGGCCTTGAAGTAGCCCGTAGAGCCTCTGAATTAGGCACAAAGGTCATTTTTACTACTGCTCATAATGAACACGCCATCGCAGCCTTTGAAATAGATGCTGCTGATTATTTGCTAAAACCAATTGATAAAGAACGACTAAAAACCTGCCTTGAACGGGTAAAAAATCGCTCTGTGCCTATACCGATGCCGGATGTAGAAGTAGATACCCAACTCACAGATATTAACTACATGGATCTAAACAAAATCCCAATTCCTGTAGCTGATAAAATTAAGTTGATAGATTTTTCTGACATCTTTACCATTGAGGTTGAGGAGGGAGAAACCTATATCTACTCAAAAGAAAAACGTTATCTACTCAACCAGACCTTAGAGCACTTTGAAAAACGGCTTCCTCCTAAGCAGTTTTTACGCATATCTCGATCTTGTATTGTGAATGTAGCACAAATTAAGGAGTTAGTAGTTTGGTTTGGTAACCGATACAAGGTAATTCTGAATAATGGCAGAGAAGCTATCAGTAGCCGAGAACGGTCTCGCGTTATCAAACAAATCTTAAAGTTCTAATACAGCGTGCGTTGGGCTTGTATAGGCTTTGGAAATGTGGGGCAAGCTATTGTTCATAAATTAACGGAATCTGGATTTTTGCCCCAGCAAGTTGTTGTTAGAAACACCGAAAAAATCACCGGATACCAAAATAAATTCCCTGATATTCAGTTTATTAACTCTATTAACCAGCTTCAAGATGGGTTAGATTTGGTTATTTTATGTGTGCCGGATAACGCTATTCCGGAAGTTACTCATTCTGTATCTTTAAAAACCACTAAACCCACAATTGCCCATACATCTGGAGCTTTTCCCCTCGAAGAACTACTAAAATACACCCCAAAGGCCGGTGTCGTTTATCCACTTCAAACGTTTTCGGTTGATTTTCAGCCTGAATGGTCAACTATTCCCGTTTTGATAGAAGCATCAGCGTTGTCTTTAGAGATAATCATGCACTTTG belongs to Bacteroidia bacterium and includes:
- a CDS encoding LytTR family DNA-binding domain-containing protein; amino-acid sequence: MSLRAIIADDEAAARNRVLRLLKQIENTDVVVVSSVENGLDALQSIELERPDIAFLDIEMPGMNGLEVARRASELGTKVIFTTAHNEHAIAAFEIDAADYLLKPIDKERLKTCLERVKNRSVPIPMPDVEVDTQLTDINYMDLNKIPIPVADKIKLIDFSDIFTIEVEEGETYIYSKEKRYLLNQTLEHFEKRLPPKQFLRISRSCIVNVAQIKELVVWFGNRYKVILNNGREAISSRERSRVIKQILKF
- a CDS encoding DUF2520 domain-containing protein translates to MRWACIGFGNVGQAIVHKLTESGFLPQQVVVRNTEKITGYQNKFPDIQFINSINQLQDGLDLVILCVPDNAIPEVTHSVSLKTTKPTIAHTSGAFPLEELLKYTPKAGVVYPLQTFSVDFQPEWSTIPVLIEASALSLEIIMHFAQQLVSNPLWVSSADRAVIHLGAVWTSNFVNLMAWIAQEIVSSTIHSYQLYLPLMQQVVEKLSNLTPAQAQTGPAKRNDIATIQHHINLLSAKNPELVPLYQHLSRQIQKRTVHVPLNFDTNQYQPPLL